Proteins found in one Acanthopagrus latus isolate v.2019 chromosome 3, fAcaLat1.1, whole genome shotgun sequence genomic segment:
- the LOC119017227 gene encoding sodium- and chloride-dependent betaine transporter-like isoform X2 → MEKKDENREQWRKKREYILAAAGNVVGIGNVWRFPYLCYKNGGGAFLLPYCIFALLCGVPLFLMETVIGQCTQEGSATCWTKLCPLAQGTGFSIIMIQLYSRLYSIVLAWAFLYLIYCFRDPLPWATCSNPWNTDRCVELTSANRTAVDSGNQTVNWTSDKSSVSEFWERGVLSMSRGIEEVGRVQWELLLCLLASWVVCYFCIWKGVRSTGKVVYFTAVFPYVTLAILLVRGLTLPGALQGVIYYLYPDPSRLADLQVWLEACAQVLFSYGVASGSIITLGSYNKVKNNCYRDSLWLCVLNSCTSFVAGFAVFSSLGFMAHEQGMPINMVVKSGPGLAFIAFPQAVAMMPVPQLWAACFFIMLFLLGLDTVFAGLETLTSSVIDMFPGQMRRPWRREIFLIFFCAFCFLIQIPLTTQGGVYLFQLFDYYGANGACILFVCLVECVAVGWAFGADRMCDMVEDMTGQRPWLIFKLCWRYITPLICTACFICSFLDYQPLTSSGGYVYPDWAYRLGWVMALSSVVPVPIWAVVKICLTEGTLRQRLAVLWHPVKHPVIPKSIEEQSLNETEMNSG, encoded by the exons gtgCCTTCCTGTTACCCTACTGTATCTTCGCCTTGCTATGTGGCGTGCCACTCTTCCTGATGGAgactgtgattggtcagtgCACGCAGGAAGGCTCCGCTACCTGTTGGACAAAGCTCTGCCCACTGGCACAGG GGACAGGCTTTTCTATCATAATGATCCAGCTGTATTCCAGACTGTACAGCATTGTTCTGGCCTGGGCATTCCTATACCTCATCTACTGTTTTAGAGACCCTCTACCCTGGGCAACCTGCAGCAATCCATGGAACACAG ACAGATGTGTGGAGCTCACCTCTGCAAACAGGACTGCAGTAGACAGTGGCAATCAGACAGTAAACTGGACGTCAGACAAGTCTTCAGTTTCTGAGTTCTGGGA GAGAGGAGTGCTATCCATGTCAAGGGGAATAGAGGAGGTTGGTAGGGTACAGTGGGAGCTACTGCTGTGTCTCCTTGCCAGCTGGGTGGTCTGCTACTTCTGCATCTGGAAAGGGGTCCGCTCTACAGGAAAG GTGGTGTATTTCACAGCTGTGTTCCCCTATGTGACGCTGGCCATCCTGCTGGTTAGGGGATTGACCCTGCCAGGAGCCTTGCAGGGTGTCATCTACTATTTGTATCCAGATCCTTCCCGTCTGGCAGACCTTCAG GTGTGGCTGGAGGCTTGTGCTCAGGTATTATTTTCATATGGTGTTGCATCAGGAAGCATAATCACATTGGGAAGCTacaacaaagtcaaaaacaacTGTTACAG ggacagtctgtggttgtgtgtgctCAACAGTTGCACCAGCTTTGTTGCAGGCTTCGCAGTCTTCTCATCTCTGGGCTTCATGGCCCACGAACAGGGGATGCCCATCAACATGGTGGTCAAATCAG GTCCCGGGCTGGCTTTCATCGCTTTTCCACAAGCTGTAGCCATGATGCCTGTTCCTCAGCTGTGGGCTGCTTGTTTCTTCATCATGCTCTTTCTGTTGGGACTTGACACAGTG TTTGCAGGTTTAGAAACTCTGACATCGTCAGTGATTGACATGTTCCCAGGACAGATGCGTAGACCCTGGCGCAGAGAaatcttcctcatcttcttctgcGCTTTCTGCTTCCTCATTCAGATCCCACTCACCACTCAG gGAGGAGTGTACCTGTTCCAGCTGTTTGACTACTATGGTGCTAACGGAGCATGTATCTTATTTGTGTGCCTGGTtgagtgtgttgctgttggCTGGGCCTTTG GGGCTGACCGGATGTGTGATATGGTTGAAGATATGACAGGACAGAGACCGTGGCTTATTTTCAAACTGTGCTGGCGTTACATCACCCCTCTGATCTGTACG GCTTGCTTCATCTGCTCATTTCTGGACTATCAACCTCTAACATCCAGTGGGGGCTATGTGTACCCAGACTGGGCCTACAGACTAGGCTGGGTCATGGCCCTATCATCTGTGGTTCCAGTACCCATCTGGGCTGTTGTCAAGATCTGTCTCACTGAGGGCACCCTCAGGCAG CGACTGGCGGTCCTGTGGCATCCTGTTAAACATCCTGTCATTCCCAAGAGTATCGAAGAACAGTCCCTAAATGAAACAGAGATGAACTCAGGGTAA
- the LOC119017227 gene encoding sodium- and chloride-dependent betaine transporter-like isoform X1: MEKKDENREQWRKKREYILAAAGNVVGIGNVWRFPYLCYKNGGGAFLLPYCIFALLCGVPLFLMETVIGQCTQEGSATCWTKLCPLAQGTGFSIIMIQLYSRLYSIVLAWAFLYLIYCFRDPLPWATCSNPWNTDRCVELTSANRTAVDSGNQTVNWTSDKSSVSEFWERGVLSMSRGIEEVGRVQWELLLCLLASWVVCYFCIWKGVRSTGKVVYFTAVFPYVTLAILLVRGLTLPGALQGVIYYLYPDPSRLADLQVWLEACAQVLFSYGVASGSIITLGSYNKVKNNCYRDSLWLCVLNSCTSFVAGFAVFSSLGFMAHEQGMPINMVVKSGPGLAFIAFPQAVAMMPVPQLWAACFFIMLFLLGLDTVFAGLETLTSSVIDMFPGQMRRPWRREIFLIFFCAFCFLIQIPLTTQGGVYLFQLFDYYGANGACILFVCLVECVAVGWAFGADRMCDMVEDMTGQRPWLIFKLCWRYITPLICTACFICSFLDYQPLTSSGGYVYPDWAYRLGWVMALSSVVPVPIWAVVKICLTEGTLRQRLAVLWHPVKHPVIPKSIEEQSLNETEMNSGVSTSNIQCCS; the protein is encoded by the exons gtgCCTTCCTGTTACCCTACTGTATCTTCGCCTTGCTATGTGGCGTGCCACTCTTCCTGATGGAgactgtgattggtcagtgCACGCAGGAAGGCTCCGCTACCTGTTGGACAAAGCTCTGCCCACTGGCACAGG GGACAGGCTTTTCTATCATAATGATCCAGCTGTATTCCAGACTGTACAGCATTGTTCTGGCCTGGGCATTCCTATACCTCATCTACTGTTTTAGAGACCCTCTACCCTGGGCAACCTGCAGCAATCCATGGAACACAG ACAGATGTGTGGAGCTCACCTCTGCAAACAGGACTGCAGTAGACAGTGGCAATCAGACAGTAAACTGGACGTCAGACAAGTCTTCAGTTTCTGAGTTCTGGGA GAGAGGAGTGCTATCCATGTCAAGGGGAATAGAGGAGGTTGGTAGGGTACAGTGGGAGCTACTGCTGTGTCTCCTTGCCAGCTGGGTGGTCTGCTACTTCTGCATCTGGAAAGGGGTCCGCTCTACAGGAAAG GTGGTGTATTTCACAGCTGTGTTCCCCTATGTGACGCTGGCCATCCTGCTGGTTAGGGGATTGACCCTGCCAGGAGCCTTGCAGGGTGTCATCTACTATTTGTATCCAGATCCTTCCCGTCTGGCAGACCTTCAG GTGTGGCTGGAGGCTTGTGCTCAGGTATTATTTTCATATGGTGTTGCATCAGGAAGCATAATCACATTGGGAAGCTacaacaaagtcaaaaacaacTGTTACAG ggacagtctgtggttgtgtgtgctCAACAGTTGCACCAGCTTTGTTGCAGGCTTCGCAGTCTTCTCATCTCTGGGCTTCATGGCCCACGAACAGGGGATGCCCATCAACATGGTGGTCAAATCAG GTCCCGGGCTGGCTTTCATCGCTTTTCCACAAGCTGTAGCCATGATGCCTGTTCCTCAGCTGTGGGCTGCTTGTTTCTTCATCATGCTCTTTCTGTTGGGACTTGACACAGTG TTTGCAGGTTTAGAAACTCTGACATCGTCAGTGATTGACATGTTCCCAGGACAGATGCGTAGACCCTGGCGCAGAGAaatcttcctcatcttcttctgcGCTTTCTGCTTCCTCATTCAGATCCCACTCACCACTCAG gGAGGAGTGTACCTGTTCCAGCTGTTTGACTACTATGGTGCTAACGGAGCATGTATCTTATTTGTGTGCCTGGTtgagtgtgttgctgttggCTGGGCCTTTG GGGCTGACCGGATGTGTGATATGGTTGAAGATATGACAGGACAGAGACCGTGGCTTATTTTCAAACTGTGCTGGCGTTACATCACCCCTCTGATCTGTACG GCTTGCTTCATCTGCTCATTTCTGGACTATCAACCTCTAACATCCAGTGGGGGCTATGTGTACCCAGACTGGGCCTACAGACTAGGCTGGGTCATGGCCCTATCATCTGTGGTTCCAGTACCCATCTGGGCTGTTGTCAAGATCTGTCTCACTGAGGGCACCCTCAGGCAG CGACTGGCGGTCCTGTGGCATCCTGTTAAACATCCTGTCATTCCCAAGAGTATCGAAGAACAGTCCCTAAATGAAACAGAGATGAACTCAGG gGTGTCAACTTCCAATATCCAGTGCTGTAGTTGA